The region CTCCAAGGTCATGTCCTGCCATAGCCAAAATGATGTCCTGAAAATACAAGAATGACACACTCCAGCACTGTCCTCTTCACCATCACCTGCACAGTTAACCCATCCGGGGTTAGTGACCCTTCTTACTTTGGCCCCATTTTCACCAGTAGCCCATATGATGCCCCATGTTCTTCCTTACAAGGGACCCCAGTCTTGTCCCTCAAGCCCCCAGACCCATTCTGTGCAGCGGAGATGGGGAAGGCATGAAGGGATAGGTGTGTTCACACCCACAGGTGCATGCACACATGCCTGTGGACACTCAGACATAGTACAGCCATCCTTTAGAGCCTAGCCCTGCTCGCTGAGGCTTTATTATTGGACAACAAGCTGCCATTTGGAGTACTCCCATGGATAACCCATTAAAGTCAGTGTCTGGGCTCTGGGGACTTGTCAGGTAACAGTGCCTCTGCCCAGGAGGGTTTAAGGGCTTTTACTCTGTCCTCATTTCCACTGGACCTTGGGTACTGGAACCTTTCCCAGTGGGTTCAGATGGAGTCAGAGGCCAACACTTCCAGCTGGAGCTTCCTGGGTCCCTCAGACGGCTGGCTTCAGGGGCACACTGTCTGCTGGCTGATCCAGGTCCTTCTTCCTCGCCAGGGCCAGGTGGGTGAAGATGAGGATGAGGAAGAAGCCTGAGGGGCCCAAGAGGGATGGATCAACCCTCAGAAGGGGCTGTGAGACTTTTCCATTACTAGGGACCCATTGCTATTGGCATTGGTTTTAATAGAGAGGAAGTTTCCTAGATAGTATCCCAGAAGATGGACTGGTATGACCTGAGTGCCTGACAATTCAGACCACTTGGTCTCCTTGTACCTCACCAGGCCCTCGCTGCACTGAGGCAGCCCTGGAACACTCAAGCCACCAGAGTCCCCTTCTCTGGGGGACAGTTTGGTTGGAGTTCATCTGAGAGTCAGTAAGTTGCTCCTGTGTTCCTCCAGGAGAAAGGTACATCATAGCATTCTGCCAGAACCAGCAAAGAAAGCCAgcaaggaaaaaattttaaggagCTAAATAAATACAGGGAATGGAGAGGATGGTTTGAACTGCAGGAACTAGGCTGGGAAGACCTGGGCTCTGCCGTGTAACTTCAGGCAACCTATTCATCTCTCTGATCTGCAGGGACCTCACATGCAAAATAGGAAGATACCTGGATCTACCTCGCAGAGTGAAGAGAGGATTCCATGTGACAATCCACGTAAAGTGTTTATCATAGGGCCTGACACAGTGCACAAATCGCATAATAGAAAATGCTGTTATAAGTAATTATTATGATGACTATGATGCCAGGGGCACGAGTATAATGAGCAGGGGTGTTGGGGGTTCCTTTTTCCAGTGTCATTATAGGGACAAGGGGCACTGTTTATATGAAAGTTGTGGCCCCAACCAACCATCACTCTCCCCCATGCAGGAGCCCATCCTCCATTACCTATTGCTGCTAGGGTGCCCACAAGGATGCCAACTGCCGACAGCTTCGTGGGCATGCCCTTCATGCGGCCCACCTTGCGCATGCACTGCCCCTCCACATTGCAGCGACACACAATCACTGGGGGACAGAGTAGAGGAAGGTGAGAGCGATGCAGGAGGGCTCTCTTGGCTGCTTAGAGACTCCTGCCTGGTCAGCTGGCTGACTTGTGTTTCTGTCACACAGACATATGCCTgggtatgtgaatgtgtgtgcctGGGTACATGCAGGTATGTGGGCTCAATCACAAATATGTAAGTGAGCACAGGTATATGCTGTCCTTGTGAGCCCGCATGATGGGTACCAGCCCTTCCCCCTGCATCCTGAtgctgcctcaggctccctaACTTAAGCCCCAGCCTTACCTCGAACCAGGAGCTGCCACATCCGGGCATTGTGGCTGACAATCACAGGGACTGTGTGTTCTCGTGGCTCTACCCAATGCAGGGCCAGGGTGAGGTAGGCATGGGAACCTGTCAGGTTGCAGGAAGTGACCAGGATCATTAGCTTGACAGGTTCACTGGGGGCTACTTCCCTTAGGTCTGATGCCACCCCCATCTCACTTCCAGGTGACCCTCCCTGTCTTCCCCCATCACATACCATTGAGAGGCTGGAGGCGCCAATCTCGCTGCACCGTGGGATTGGGACCAAGGGCAAAGCTGTAGGGACCATGCCCACTGGCCAGGTCAGGGTCCTCACTGGTGATGAGCACACCATAGTCCTGGCGTGGTGTGCAGAGGTGCCGAGCAGGTACAAGGGCCAGAGccggggtgggggcaggaggggccTTTAGGAAGTGGATCACGAGGGTGGCAGAGGTACTCAGTCCTGGCTCATCTGCATTGTTGGGGGTAGGATTGAActccagagtccctgggctgCTCTCTCCCCACATAACCCATCAGTTTCATCCTGCTGCTTCCCTGCCACTCTGCCTCCACTCCATCcactccttctctcctccccccaTCATCCCCATGGCAGCCTCTTCCTCACAATGAGCTTCACTCCTTTACTATCTGAGCAGTCATTTGTCTACCTGTGCCTTTCTGAATGCCAAACCTGCCCCCATTGCCACTCCTGCTACTGATGCCAGGACCCAGCCACATGGCAGCACCCTTACCATAGAAAAGCCCACTCCTGTTGGTCTTCCCTGAGCCTTATGACTtaccctccccagggccagctgtTCATCTTGTAAAAGCTCCATTCACAGTCCTCCACACCTGGCCTCAGCAGTGTCCCATTTGGCTCATCTCCCAACACCTCTGCTCTAAAGGCAGCCCCTGGACCCCCTTCCACCTCTCCAATCTAGTGCCTCTGTCCTGAGCTTGTTCCTGAAGCCAACACCCTAAGAGGCCATCCAGAAGTTAAGGGACTGGGTTGGGAGATCTCAAGTGGGAAGCGAGAGGGTGGTGGAAGAGGGGAGGCAGAGACCAGGTCTACCTGGCTCCCTCTTACTACCAGGGGGTAGACCCATTCTCAGAAAGAGACACTGGACTTAGCTCCTTGTCCCTCTCTCCTGCTTGGGGCTTGGTGGCTATCCATAAAGGTCCCAAGGAGGAAGCTCCAGTCCTGCCTGTCTTTCCATCTCTCTGAGGTTTGCATATGGAGCTATTAAGATTTGCATATGGAGCTACTTCAATATGTAGTCCCAGTGCCTACCTCCCAGAGGCCCCCATATTGTCTGGCCATACCTGCATCCTGGGCCTCCACAAGCACTGTGTATGAGTCCCCAGGCCCGGCGCCATGCAGGGACTTGGCCGTGTGCACTTCTCCAGAGAATTCCTTGATGGATAGCCAGCCCTCTGAGTCATTGGCCAAGGAgaacctgaggcccagagaagaggGTAGAGGTAAGGAGGCACTGGGACTATGTATGAGGTCTTGCCCAGAAATCCCCAGGACAGTGTGACGTGCTCAAGTTCCACATTCTCTCTGTAATTCAAAGGAGACAGTAGGCTCTCTCCCCAGCTCAGGACCTGCTGGTGCTGGGGGAATTGAACAATGGATACTGTGGGTAGGGGAAGTCTACCACAGTAACGGGGGACCTAATTCAACTAGGTCCAGGGCACACTGCAAAGGGGTCTGGATGGGATCAGAGCCTGGGGAAAGCTTTGTCTGTGCTTCTACCTGGATGCAATGTGGAGGAAGCCCCTCCAGGTGAGCTTCTATGGGGTATGAACACTGCCTCCATACCCTGCCCAATCCATCCAGACTTGATTCCCCCAGGAATCACAATCACTATTCTAGGCCATAGATAATGTGAATCTCGTCTGAGGCCCTGGAGTCATCCTGGGGAGCAAGATAGATCCAGCCCAGGTAAGGGCTGGGCTTTTGGCTCACCTGAGGGCTCTGCTCCTAGGGTCTGAGGGCTGGATGGTCAGCAGCAGCGAGCCAGCTGGGGTGCTGACTGGGATCCTGGCCTCGTAGCTTTCCTGGTCCAACTTGGGGGGTGGTATCACTCTCTCCACCAGCACGGTCACTGTGGCTGTGGAtccagggcctgggcctgggcccacCAGTTCTTTCACGTTCCGCACTACCACCACTACCTTGTGATGGGGAGCTGCCTCATAACTGAGGTTCTGGAACCAGAGAGGCCCAGGTCACTGTGTGGGCTTGGGTGTGACACAcctgtgcgtgtgtgcatgtgcctgtgtgtatgtgcacatgcacCCCTTTTACATCTACTCAGACCCTTACCTTGCGGAGTCTGAGTTGCACATGACCAGAGTCTGGCTCCCAATCCAGGCCGAATATCCCTTCCACGTTTCCTGCTTCAATGGCAAAGTCCATGAGGCGGAAGGCAGGCTCAAGGTCAGCATCAGTGGCCATGAGAGTGGCTACCAAAGTCCCAGGCTCGACATCCTCAGGGAGGTTTATAGGCCCAATCTGGAGAGAGGGCGAGGGGTGGTGAGCCCTACCAGCACCCTTCCCAAGGTCTCCTTCCTGCTTTTGCTTACCTGGGAGGCGGTAAACTCAGGGGCGTGGTCATTGATGTCTGTGATTGTAACTGCAATCTCACACGTGCTGCTGAGGCCTGAGGCAGGAACGAGCTTCGTGTTGGTGAGACTCCAGTAGGAACAGAGTGGGTAGGAGACCCAGGTCACCATCAGGGCACTTACCACCCTCTGCTCCTGCTAGGTCAGTGGCTAGCACCTGAAGCAGAATGTTCTGGCCGGCTTGGAGTGGAGCAGTTCCCAAAGTCACAGAGCCTGAAGTAGGATCCAGCTCAAAGAGTCTCCCCTCAGCCCCCTCCACAGGTTCAGGACTGAGCAGCTGATACACAACGTAGGAATTGGGAGAGCCAGGGGCATCTGCGTCCTCTGCCGACAACCTAGTCACTTCAGTGCCTACAAGACAGGCCACACCTGGGTGGGACCACGGCCCAGACTGGAGGCCCTAAGCCTCCCACTCCATGCTTCTTTTTTTGTGCTGAACTTAACTTGAGCTTGTGTGCGGAGGAGTATTGGAGAGGGACATTAATATAGGGGCCTGAAGCTAGAGTCCCTTACCCTAGAGAAGCACAAGGGGATGGTTCTCAGAGACTGCACCTTtccctcacccctgcccagacccACAGCACACCTGGGGGGCTGAGTTCGGGGATGCTGACTGAGGGCCCATGTGGGAGGCAGACGGGTCCGTTGTCGTTCTCATCCATCACCACCACGTGTAACTCCAGAGGCGCCGTGTAGTCCTCACCACGGGAATTCTGAGCCCGCACCTGGAGCACAAACTGCAGTGGGCAGTGGGAGGCTTCAGGTCAGGGCCAAGGATGGTTCCAATCCCTTCTGGTAGCCAGCTCCCACTCTCCTGGGCTCTCTTCCACTGCCTCAGTGTCTGTGGGGGATGTGACATCCCCAAAAGCCAACCAGTGACTAAGCACCCTCCCGCCTACCTCCCTGGCTTCCCTCTCACCTCACCTCAGCCTGGGCCTCTCGGTCCAGCTCCCTGGTCACGTAGAGTTTCCCCTCTGTGTCCACTTTGAAGGGCCCAGGGGGCTGGCTCTCCAGGTGATAGCGCACACCCCCTCCACTCCAACGTGCCTGAGAGGAGGGTACAGAGTGAAGACACTCATGCCAAGCACAGGAATGTTCAGTGTCAGCCCTTGTGTCCCACAGAGATACCCAAGCAAGGGGCCTGACCCAATTACcatgtgaccttaggcaaatttCTGTCCTCCCTAAGTCTTGAAGCCAGGTAGATTCCCCTGTAGGGGGCACTTGTCATTGTGACTTTGCCTTGATTCAAGCCTGGCCCAGTCCCACAGTGCTCTAATAACCAGGTtactttcttttctgtcctttcaaGCTGGGCCTGACCCAAGGACATTCCTAGAGAAGGCCTGAGACATTTCTGTCCTGGGTGACAATCCCCATGGCAGCAAGAGGTAGCAGCTGTTCTCCACAAGAAAGCCTTGGGCAAGCTGGAGAGGTCAGAACACAGAGCTAGACCTGCCAGAGGATGGCAGGTCAGGGACTATGGGATTGGTCCCAAAGCCTTATATACCCTCCTCTACAGTGAGAAGTAATGGGAAGAATAGAAGGAGGAGTGGGGGTCAAGTTGGTTCCCAGACATACCTTCCAACAGTCCATGAGCCTCAGGTTCAACTGCACCATCTAGGATTGCTTTGGCCACTGAAAACCACTTACTTACCTGGGCAATGTAGTGTGGGTACAGGACTTTAAGATTCTCTGCCAGGTATATAGGTCCTAGGGGCACCCAGGTGTTCTCTACTATGGAGATCTCTATGGTGGCTGTGGCCTGGTGGCTTGAGGCTTGGTCACCCATGTCCTTGACCTGTACCAACAGCTGGTAGGGCCCCTCCAGGGCATGGTCTAGACTGGTGTTCCCTAGAAGGGATAGGATGGTTATCCAAGCATGAGGCCAGGGAGCAAGAACCAGAGTAACCTTCTCAGCAGATACCAAACACAAAGCCAATCCAGTGGCGGAGGTTCAGAACACTCTCTTGCCCAAAGGATGAGAGGAGCGTTTAACACCATCATGAGATTCCAACTAGGATTTGATGGTTTGCAATGTCATTTCCATATCTACTCACACAGTGATGTGAGGGGTAGATGGAGAGCCAAGATGGAGATGTGGTAGATGTGGGTACGGTGGGAGATGATCAttggatgaatgaataatttaCTGGGTTGATGGATAGGGATTTGGGTGAGTGCATGGAAGAGTATGTGGATATGTGAGTGTTGGACAGATGGGCTCTATGGGTGGTGTCAGGGTAAATGTGTGAAGGGGTGACTGCCTGGGTTGAGGTatgattcacttttttttcatcCTCAAGCAGTGCTTCTAGTCTGAACTCCCTGTCGAGGTCTCTTCTGCCTTCAGCTCTGAGGTTCCTGGACCACATCCCCTTTGAGCCATTTCTATCTGGTTTCCTGGGTGTGGGGTAGAGGCACTGTTTCCTAGCTCTCCACGCACAGCCAGGCACGACCCCTGCCTTGTtctccatccttttctccccCTTCTTCTCCAGCTCCAACTCATTTGCAGCTCAGAGCCCCTCTTCTTCAGTTTCCCTGACTCTCCTCAGGCTCACCCTCAGGACTGAGAGCCAGAGCCCCCAGTTGAGGCTCCAACTGGAACATGTCTGGCGAAGGCTGGGCTGGAGCCTGGTTCAGGATCCGGAATCGAAGATCTGAGTTCGCTGTTCCTGGTGCATCCCCATCTGAAGCCtcaaggaagaggaaggggacgCCTGGTGGGTGGGGAGAAGATACACTGTAAgagatggtgggggtggggagtctcctgtgcctcccctctctctccctggttcTTCCTTCTATATCCATCCTTCTATCAGGATTGTGGGGGTGAGACATGGCTTTTCatcccacttcacagatgagaaaactgaagccaaGAATAGACATGACCCACAGCAAGGTGGGAAGGGCGCAGGATGGGACAGAGATGGGGGAGAAGCTTAGACCCTGGCTGCCCTGGTCCCTATACTGATGGTCTTTTTACTCTTGGCTGTTCCGTTAAGTGTTCACCTGACTTCTACAACTTGTCTTCCTTCATCACTCACCAGGCCTGGTACCCTGACTCAGTTGAGCTCTGTAGATGGCCTGGGAGAATTGGGGCACCTGGTCATTTTCATCCTTCACATGCACAATCACATGCTGTGGACCCCACAAGACATGTCCATCCTCAGTCTCCAGGGTGACCTGGCAAAGAAGAGTAGTGAGTACCTGGTCTTGCCCTGCCTACTCTCCCCTATACCTTGCCAACCATACCTGCAGCTGATATTCTGCCTGTTCTTCTCTGTCCAGGGCCCTGGTCACCGTCAGGAAGCCAGAATCTGGGTCCACAGCAAAGGGGTCCTCAGCTGCCATGTCTGAGTCCCCTGACAGTACAACCCGACCTTCAGCCTTCTCACGGGGCAGTGGCAGCTGGTAAGAATGGAACCAAAGGAAGTGGAGGCCAGGCCCCTGAAGAGTACCCCTTCACTTACTTTACATGTGGGGACACTGAGCTGGCACTTACCAGCTCTCAAGCTCACCTTGATAAGGTACAAAGGGAAATTTCCACCATAGTTTTCAGGGACTTCCACATGCAGTTCTGCAGGCTGGGCCTCAGGGAAAACCTGTGAGTGAATGCTCACCTTGACCCATGGTCTATCTTCCTACAAAGGTGCTGGGATGTGATGGGAAGAGGAATTTCTGCCCCTTCTCTGGACCTGGCTTTACCTCAGCCCATCTACCTTCTGGCTTTTGACCTCCGGACCCCATATCAGCCCCACACTCCCAGCTCTGAGCCCCCACTTTCATACTCTTCCTATGGTGAGTAAATTGGCCCAGATGGAGTTGAGGGAAAAGGGTGCCAACCCCCAAGACCAGAGCCTGAAGGAGCGGGCAGAACCCAACTCACCTGGGTGACGCAGAGGCAAAGGAGCCACAGCCAGGCAGGGACCATGGTCAGGATGGGCCTGAGGGACATGGCAGTGAGAATCTGGCCCAGATGAGTGGGAAGGGAGGTTCTATCCCATTCACATGACTAGAGGAACCTTACTATGGACTagcctcctcttccttccctgtggCTCACCATTGCCTGCAGGGAGGTGTCTAGCTCCCCAGCAAGACCCAGCAAGACCCCAGACCCTCTTGGCTCTTGTTCCCACAAGGATCCCTCCAGACCTTTGTCTCTCTCAAGCCCTCACCTCCCCAGCTCGTAGATCCCAATGCAGTGATTTTCCGGCAGCCCCGCATCCCCGGACACACAACAAATCACAAAAGTTTTAGATGGAAAGACTGTGTGAGGTCACTTCCTGTAGTTGCCTCATGTTGCAGGCAAGGTCTGAAGGTCAGGGTCTGGCCAAGGTCATAGAGGACTTGACCACAAGAACATTCCTCTTGGAACAAGGATTCATGGCTTAGAGTCTCAGGGACTGTCCTGCTTCCCACTGCCACACTCCAGACATGGAGTACCCCCAGGTAAGAGCTCTGCCCTCATCTGGGCATTTTCCAGCACTTGGCCTATAGCTAAGCACATAGAGCATCCACAACCACTCCAAGATGGATCCCTGGAAATTCGTCCCCAAAGGACAACAGAAAGAGAGGGTGGTGCCCCCAGACCCCATTTTCCCACTCCCTCCCACAACCATTCCCTTACCCTTGGTCCAGCTGCCAGGTAAGAGGGCTCCTTCTGCAGGGAGCTCTGGGTAGGCTGGGCTGGGTTCAGTAGGACAAGGCGGGCACTTGAACAGGTAGGCGGGCCAGCCTTGCTTGCTCAGGAGTGGAAAATGCCACCAGGCCCATAgcagctggcctggcctggcctagCCCCCAAGTTACTCATTGACATTGGAAAGCTGGTTGCTGCTCAGCATCCGTGACTGCCAGCCCCAGGAGGTGGGCAAACCATGGCCTGGCCCTCCCCTTCTCAGACACAGCTCAGTAGACACTCCTTGGCCTTCTGGGCTTGGACACTACTTTTTCCATGGCTTCAGACTGGGTCCCACTTCTCCCCTGTGTGCCGGCACCTGCAGCTGCACCTTTGCACACTCTGTTCATTTTCCTTGGAATGCCCTTCCCACTGCTTCATCTATGTGGTAAGTACCATGCTTCAGTTCTCAGGGCAAACGGTCCCTTTACCAGGAAAGCCCCCAGTGCTCAGAGGCTGGTTCAGGAGCCTCCTCTGGGAATGACCCCACCCCACATCATAAACTTTCTCTATCAACGTGTAGAGGACACCAGCTTGTCGTCCATTCATTAGACTCGGAGCCCCCCCAAAGCAGGGTTCAAATTTCCAGTCACAACCTGACCCTCGCCATGCCTGGCAGCTCCCAACTGGTTTGTGAAACTAAGACAAGGACTGGACCTGAGGGCCGATGAGCAATGCATGACCTGACATGGGCATTAAGGGTTCTAGGTGGTTCACCAGTAGGACTAATGGGGTAGACAACAGCTGTGAGCTCCCTTGAGTGTCCCCATATCTTCG is a window of Ictidomys tridecemlineatus isolate mIctTri1 chromosome 15, mIctTri1.hap1, whole genome shotgun sequence DNA encoding:
- the Cdh16 gene encoding cadherin-16, with the translated sequence MVPAWLWLLCLCVTQVFPEAQPAELHVEVPENYGGNFPLYLIKLPLPREKAEGRVVLSGDSDMAAEDPFAVDPDSGFLTVTRALDREEQAEYQLQVTLETEDGHVLWGPQHVIVHVKDENDQVPQFSQAIYRAQLSQGTRPGVPFLFLEASDGDAPGTANSDLRFRILNQAPAQPSPDMFQLEPQLGALALSPEGNTSLDHALEGPYQLLVQVKDMGDQASSHQATATIEISIVENTWVPLGPIYLAENLKVLYPHYIAQARWSGGGVRYHLESQPPGPFKVDTEGKLYVTRELDREAQAEFVLQVRAQNSRGEDYTAPLELHVVVMDENDNGPVCLPHGPSVSIPELSPPGTEVTRLSAEDADAPGSPNSYVVYQLLSPEPVEGAEGRLFELDPTSGSVTLGTAPLQAGQNILLQVLATDLAGAEGGLSSTCEIAVTITDINDHAPEFTASQIGPINLPEDVEPGTLVATLMATDADLEPAFRLMDFAIEAGNVEGIFGLDWEPDSGHVQLRLRKNLSYEAAPHHKVVVVVRNVKELVGPGPGPGSTATVTVLVERVIPPPKLDQESYEARIPVSTPAGSLLLTIQPSDPRSRALRFSLANDSEGWLSIKEFSGEVHTAKSLHGAGPGDSYTVLVEAQDADEPGLSTSATLVIHFLKAPPAPTPALALVPARHLCTPRQDYGVLITSEDPDLASGHGPYSFALGPNPTVQRDWRLQPLNGSHAYLTLALHWVEPREHTVPVIVSHNARMWQLLVRVIVCRCNVEGQCMRKVGRMKGMPTKLSAVGILVGTLAAIGFFLILIFTHLALARKKDLDQPADSVPLKPAV